Proteins from one Flavobacterium branchiarum genomic window:
- a CDS encoding tetratricopeptide repeat protein — protein sequence MQILILFVVVTGYSQQYTEKQIDSMLSDIKKMGDSIPNKAIENSLKSYKYSEILDYKKGMALSAMLAGKNLYDTNQYDRSLEQATKSEEFALLINDYELLSEAYRLKGISYVGLGLYKQGFSEFKKGLGVTPQISNTDVALRQKGLLYNDIAVGYDRSTGVIDSIKKYYVLGYNQFNKIENTKFKNINLSLASANVGACYLALKQYDSARVYLVNASKLAEKENYNSVKLYVYIDLGNLEFKKDNFAEALKYYQEALFFAKKLKKRELQRDIYLNLSQTYEKLKNKTKEELYSEKYFSLNDSLQKNQQKAVIATVKELIEDEYSTIEKIRKTGVVALVLSAVLTALFLFFAIRLYKNKKKEKVKIAKKKQRLQNKKDILEKVILINSTSLDEVLKLAKNNDPMFLSKFEATHPDFYNRILQEAPTISKMELIVCAFLKLGFAVKDIALYTDVTVRSVEARIYRIRKKANLTEKNDIGIWIADL from the coding sequence TTGCAAATACTAATTCTATTTGTGGTAGTAACTGGTTATAGTCAGCAGTATACTGAAAAACAAATTGATAGTATGCTTAGTGATATAAAAAAAATGGGGGACAGTATCCCTAACAAAGCTATAGAAAACAGTTTAAAAAGTTATAAATATTCTGAAATTCTAGATTATAAGAAAGGAATGGCATTAAGTGCAATGCTTGCTGGAAAAAATTTGTACGATACAAATCAGTATGATAGGTCGTTAGAGCAGGCTACAAAATCAGAAGAATTTGCTTTATTAATAAATGATTATGAGCTACTCTCTGAAGCATATAGATTAAAAGGAATTAGTTACGTAGGCTTAGGACTTTATAAACAAGGATTTTCGGAATTTAAAAAAGGATTAGGGGTTACTCCACAAATTTCCAACACTGATGTTGCTTTACGACAAAAAGGATTGCTTTATAATGACATTGCAGTTGGATATGACAGAAGTACTGGAGTAATAGATTCTATAAAAAAATATTATGTATTAGGTTATAATCAATTTAATAAAATTGAAAATACTAAATTTAAGAATATTAATTTGTCTTTAGCTAGTGCTAATGTAGGTGCTTGTTATCTAGCATTAAAACAATACGATAGCGCAAGAGTTTATTTAGTAAATGCTTCTAAACTGGCAGAAAAAGAAAATTATAATTCGGTTAAATTGTATGTCTATATTGATCTAGGTAACTTAGAATTTAAAAAAGACAACTTTGCAGAAGCTTTAAAATATTATCAAGAAGCACTTTTTTTTGCAAAAAAGCTTAAAAAAAGAGAATTACAGCGGGATATTTATTTGAATCTTTCACAGACATATGAGAAACTTAAGAATAAAACAAAGGAAGAACTATACTCCGAAAAATATTTTTCTCTTAACGATAGTCTACAAAAAAATCAGCAGAAAGCAGTAATCGCAACCGTAAAAGAACTTATTGAAGACGAATACTCAACTATTGAAAAAATTAGAAAGACAGGTGTTGTAGCCCTTGTTTTAAGTGCCGTACTTACAGCTCTTTTTCTCTTTTTTGCAATACGTTTATACAAAAACAAAAAAAAGGAAAAAGTAAAAATTGCTAAAAAGAAGCAAAGGCTACAAAATAAAAAAGATATACTTGAAAAAGTAATACTTATAAACAGTACATCTTTAGATGAAGTTTTAAAACTAGCAAAAAATAATGATCCGATGTTCTTATCTAAGTTTGAAGCTACTCATCCAGATTTTTATAACAGAATACTCCAAGAAGCTCCTACTATATCAAAAATGGAATTAATAGTATGTGCTTTTTTAAAACTTGGATTTGCAGTTAAAGATATTGCTTTGTATACTGATGTTACTGTTAGATCTGTTGAAGCAAGAATTTATAGAATTAGAAAAAAAGCTAATCTTACTGAGAAAAATGATATTGGTATTTGGATTGCTGATTTATAA
- a CDS encoding tetratricopeptide repeat protein, translated as MRGVLLFILLCSYNICISQNNIKIIDSLLNSAMGIENESPLKSQLEAIKVISLAKEIDYKNGVIQAELFLSESYIRGKDNKLALYYATEADKLIATNIESSFLKSKALRLRGISLARLGFYDPATKILKQSIIYGEKIKDANDRNRNLGFIYANIAMNKEDNEINKDSVGYYYRKSFFFFDNIDDENPHKNRSMAFANVFLGSFYLKKGDFDKAEPYFKNATQLSKELKLDFIAIESISGLGSINFYRGNFYNAKMYFQEALLLAKENKRIFYINDLYYNLSRIYSILKDQDSTKYYRNKYVILNDSLSKIHKDAIYTSLRFYLEDKDEAMLTDVELIIALLSLLIIIIVITFVYIKKYRKRFVIVKEESNVIDNQLKIKEELIEKIKSQNVNPKLEGTDLKQLAIEGSPLFFAKFKEIHPEYIDEVIKINPTIVSSELKFCALIKLGFSTNEIATYTKSTIRAVQSKRYRLRKKLNVPPEEDLYDWLANI; from the coding sequence ATGAGAGGAGTATTGCTTTTCATTTTATTGTGTTCATATAATATCTGTATTTCTCAAAATAATATCAAAATAATTGATAGTTTGCTGAATTCTGCCATGGGTATAGAAAATGAATCCCCCCTCAAATCTCAATTAGAAGCGATTAAAGTTATCTCTTTGGCTAAAGAAATCGATTATAAAAATGGAGTTATACAAGCGGAACTTTTTTTGAGTGAAAGCTATATAAGGGGTAAAGACAATAAATTAGCATTATATTATGCAACAGAAGCAGATAAGCTAATAGCAACAAATATAGAATCATCATTTTTAAAATCTAAAGCATTACGTTTAAGAGGAATAAGTCTTGCTAGACTTGGTTTTTATGATCCAGCTACTAAAATATTAAAGCAATCTATCATTTATGGAGAAAAAATTAAAGACGCGAATGATAGAAATAGAAATTTAGGCTTTATTTATGCAAATATTGCAATGAATAAGGAAGATAATGAAATAAATAAAGATTCAGTAGGATACTATTATAGGAAAAGTTTTTTCTTTTTTGACAATATAGATGATGAAAACCCGCATAAGAATAGATCTATGGCTTTTGCGAATGTTTTTTTAGGATCTTTTTATCTCAAAAAAGGAGATTTCGACAAGGCAGAACCCTATTTTAAAAACGCAACACAACTCTCTAAAGAACTTAAATTAGACTTTATAGCAATTGAATCAATTTCCGGTTTAGGATCTATAAACTTTTATAGAGGGAATTTTTATAATGCAAAAATGTATTTTCAAGAAGCGCTACTACTAGCTAAAGAAAATAAAAGAATTTTTTACATTAATGATCTTTATTATAATTTATCTAGAATTTACAGTATTCTAAAAGATCAAGATAGTACAAAATATTATAGAAATAAATATGTGATACTTAACGATAGTCTTTCTAAAATTCATAAGGATGCAATATATACTTCACTAAGATTTTATTTAGAAGATAAAGATGAAGCGATGCTAACCGACGTAGAGTTAATAATTGCATTATTATCTTTACTTATTATAATAATAGTTATCACTTTTGTTTACATTAAAAAATATAGAAAGAGATTTGTGATAGTAAAAGAAGAAAGTAATGTTATTGATAATCAGTTAAAAATTAAAGAGGAACTGATAGAAAAAATCAAAAGCCAAAATGTAAACCCAAAATTAGAAGGAACGGATTTAAAACAACTTGCGATAGAAGGTAGTCCGTTGTTTTTTGCAAAATTTAAAGAAATACACCCAGAGTATATAGATGAGGTTATTAAAATTAATCCCACAATAGTTTCGAGTGAATTAAAGTTTTGTGCATTAATAAAATTAGGTTTTTCTACTAATGAAATTGCCACTTACACAAAAAGTACTATTCGAGCTGTACAGTCTAAAAGATATAGACTTCGAAAAAAACTAAACGTTCCCCCTGAAGAGGACTTATATGATTGGTTAGCAAATATTTAA
- a CDS encoding HD domain-containing protein — protein sequence MLSERLLKQIDFIKEIDKIKYIQRKTKLFNSDRSENDAEHSWHLAVMAIVLAEHSDAEIDVLKVVKMVLIHDIVEIDAGDTFIYDTKKSHSNTDEERLAANRIFGLLPREQAKEFIEVWEEFEAGESNEAKFAKAMDRLEPLLQNTSNNGGTWNEFGVNYAKVYEKKNVIKEGSNSIWNYAEKLIDESVDRGILKKE from the coding sequence ATGTTATCTGAGAGATTACTAAAACAAATTGATTTTATTAAAGAGATTGATAAAATAAAATACATTCAAAGAAAAACAAAACTGTTTAACAGTGACAGAAGCGAAAATGATGCAGAACATAGCTGGCACTTAGCTGTAATGGCTATCGTATTAGCTGAACATTCAGATGCTGAAATTGATGTTTTAAAAGTCGTCAAAATGGTTCTGATACATGATATTGTAGAAATTGATGCAGGAGATACTTTTATTTATGACACCAAAAAAAGTCATTCTAATACAGATGAAGAACGTTTAGCAGCTAATAGGATTTTTGGTTTATTACCAAGGGAACAGGCAAAAGAGTTTATTGAAGTTTGGGAAGAATTTGAAGCGGGTGAATCTAATGAAGCAAAATTTGCCAAAGCAATGGACAGATTAGAACCACTATTGCAAAACACTTCTAATAATGGAGGAACTTGGAATGAATTTGGGGTGAACTATGCAAAAGTTTATGAGAAAAAAAATGTGATTAAAGAGGGATCAAACAGTATATGGAATTATGCCGAAAAACTAATTGATGAAAGTGTTGATAGAGGAATTTTAAAGAAAGAATAA
- a CDS encoding BspA family leucine-rich repeat surface protein, producing the protein MKYNYSLVLMCLMCIGIIQARIYNIDNSFLKSSPPSLAFENTSYNSGLDTDFINKKTSIKTAIPITGSKNKIVSIDPIIPGDTGNFITTWEVKAGDLTITIPTSGSGYNYNIYWSEVGNPSNQNTITNSTGDQIITFPSAGTYKVEINGDFPQFYINNYADRDKILSVEQWGTIVWRSMQSAFYGASNLNVTATDRPNLSQVTDMSSMFAASSFNSPVNNWDVSNVTNIASLFNAAFAFNQSLNNWNVSKVTDMHALFSYALAFNQDISSWDVSKVTSMYGMFFGAGAFNQNISNWNVSQVTNMGLMFNEAISFNQNLGNWNVSAVSFMNVMLDDAALSTANYDKTLAGWATQTLKTNVSLGALGLHYCNSETARQSIINNYGWSITRDSKDCTNNNPSDISLSNNSINQSAGLNATVGTLSSTDADVGDTHTYSLVTGIDDNDNASFNISGTILRANNTSTMCNSTYNIRIRTTDGYNGSYEKTFIVTVIDDVAPVPSIANLPNIEMECAVKISDIPVPVATDPCTGTVNATTNDPLEYTTTGTYTITWNYVDNNNNTSSQTQTVIVKPSALGQVTFDDVTVTYNGTEQSIAVANLPTGATVSYTIILPTETVSGNSAINAGTYPVTATITPPPTEINCDPIELQATLTILKADLTGVDFEGAHFIYDGMSHSLLATDIPTGATVIYTNNSKIEAGTYEVTVLISLPNYNDLELTATLIIDKAVAIITADDIQTYVYDGTVKNAVASLNNPEGLLVYTPQQGYIDAGTYPIEISAAETTDYLAVSKTISLVIEKADLMGIIFNGANFTYDGTPHSLAVSGLPTGATVVYTNNNQTQAGTYEVTALISLANYNDLELTATLIIDKAVAIITADDIQTYVYDGTVKNAVASLNNPEGILVYTPQQGYINAGTYPVEASTAETANYLAVSKTISLVIEKADLTGIVFNGANFTYDGTSHSLAVSDLPTGATVVYTNNNQTQTGTYQVTALISLANYNDLELTATLIIDKAVAIITADDLQTYVYDGTVKNAAASLNNPEGVLVYMPQQGYIDSGTYPIEISAAETTNYLAVSKTISLVIQKADLTGIVFNGANFTYDGMSHSLAVSGLPTGATVVYTNNNQTQAGTYQVTALVTLANYNDLELTATLIIDKANQFITFDPIPVKNFSNGSTFQLNATASSGENVYYTYSYSTPNPAATVTPAGLVQLLAPGSILITAHQDGNQNYNPAETVEQELIITSSDNSIREIIINNRVYKNPDSELHYLIDCNDNTDIVNIQVKTEIGNQVSPGLTFTIQTPRPGIYRQKIIVTAPDGSTRDYEIIIEKRFDFEDIVVSKFDNVLLVNNNPQTNGGFEFVAYEWYKNGTLISTEQYYSAGDNSSDHLGSKSVYTVRVKTKMGIWLTTCEIEISQKRSYSLKLVPNPVYSGTVLKVISDFPTEELKDLKISIYDLTGRLILEKPSNQNSTEIIIPSGLTPAVYVLRFDTGRTVKALKFLVH; encoded by the coding sequence ATGAAATACAACTACTCACTAGTATTAATGTGTTTAATGTGCATTGGAATAATTCAAGCGCGAATATATAATATTGATAATTCTTTTTTAAAATCATCACCTCCTTCCCTAGCTTTTGAGAATACATCTTATAATTCAGGATTAGATACTGATTTTATAAATAAAAAAACTTCGATAAAAACTGCTATTCCTATTACAGGATCTAAAAATAAAATTGTTTCTATAGATCCAATCATTCCGGGAGATACCGGAAATTTCATTACTACTTGGGAAGTTAAGGCTGGTGATTTAACAATCACTATTCCTACTAGTGGATCAGGTTATAATTATAACATCTATTGGTCTGAAGTAGGTAATCCTAGCAATCAAAATACAATTACAAATAGTACAGGAGACCAAATAATTACCTTTCCTTCTGCTGGAACTTACAAGGTTGAAATTAATGGTGATTTTCCTCAGTTTTACATAAACAATTACGCCGATAGAGATAAAATCCTAAGCGTTGAACAATGGGGAACTATAGTCTGGAGAAGTATGCAAAGCGCTTTTTATGGTGCTTCGAACTTAAATGTCACCGCTACTGACAGACCTAATCTAAGCCAAGTTACAGATATGAGCTCAATGTTTGCTGCAAGTTCATTTAATAGTCCTGTTAATAATTGGGATGTTTCTAATGTAACCAATATAGCTAGTTTATTTAATGCCGCTTTTGCCTTTAATCAAAGTCTTAATAACTGGAATGTCTCTAAAGTAACTGATATGCATGCCTTATTTTCTTATGCTCTGGCATTTAATCAAGATATTAGCAGTTGGGACGTTTCTAAAGTAACAAGTATGTACGGAATGTTCTTTGGAGCTGGTGCATTTAATCAAAACATTAGCAATTGGAATGTTTCGCAAGTTACCAATATGGGGCTGATGTTTAATGAGGCTATAAGTTTCAATCAAAACCTAGGTAATTGGAATGTAAGCGCTGTATCTTTTATGAATGTTATGCTAGATGACGCGGCACTATCTACTGCTAACTATGACAAAACTTTAGCAGGTTGGGCAACACAAACTCTTAAGACAAATGTTAGTTTAGGAGCTTTAGGGCTTCATTATTGTAATAGCGAAACTGCCCGTCAATCAATTATTAACAACTACGGCTGGTCTATTACTAGAGATAGTAAAGATTGTACAAACAATAATCCTTCAGATATTAGTCTTAGCAACAATTCTATAAACCAAAGCGCAGGTCTTAATGCAACAGTAGGTACGCTTAGCTCAACCGATGCCGATGTTGGCGATACGCATACTTATAGTTTAGTGACCGGAATTGATGACAATGACAATGCCAGCTTTAACATTTCTGGCACAATACTAAGAGCCAACAATACATCGACGATGTGTAACAGTACTTACAACATTCGTATACGCACAACAGATGGTTATAATGGTAGCTACGAAAAAACTTTTATTGTTACAGTAATAGACGATGTAGCTCCTGTGCCAAGTATAGCTAACTTACCAAATATAGAAATGGAATGTGCTGTAAAAATTTCAGATATTCCTGTCCCTGTTGCCACAGATCCTTGTACAGGAACTGTTAATGCCACAACAAACGATCCGCTTGAATACACTACTACAGGGACATATACTATAACATGGAATTATGTAGACAATAACAATAATACAAGTTCGCAAACACAAACTGTTATTGTAAAACCATCTGCTCTTGGGCAAGTTACTTTTGATGATGTTACTGTTACTTATAATGGTACTGAACAATCTATTGCAGTAGCTAATCTTCCAACAGGAGCAACTGTAAGTTATACCATTATCCTACCAACAGAAACTGTAAGTGGAAATAGTGCCATAAATGCAGGAACCTACCCTGTTACGGCAACGATAACCCCACCTCCTACTGAAATAAATTGTGATCCAATTGAATTACAGGCAACATTAACCATTCTTAAAGCTGATTTGACTGGGGTTGACTTTGAGGGAGCTCATTTTATTTATGATGGAATGTCACATTCGCTTTTAGCAACAGACATACCAACAGGCGCAACAGTAATTTACACCAACAATTCCAAAATTGAAGCAGGTACTTACGAAGTAACTGTTTTAATTTCATTGCCCAATTATAATGATTTAGAGTTAACTGCAACTTTAATTATTGATAAAGCGGTGGCTATTATCACTGCCGATGACATACAGACGTATGTTTACGATGGCACTGTAAAAAATGCTGTTGCTAGTCTGAATAATCCTGAAGGCCTTTTAGTTTATACACCTCAACAAGGCTATATTGATGCTGGAACCTATCCTATTGAGATTTCAGCCGCAGAAACAACAGATTACTTAGCTGTTTCTAAAACGATTAGTTTGGTTATCGAAAAAGCCGATTTAATGGGAATTATATTTAACGGAGCTAATTTTACTTATGATGGTACGCCACATTCGCTTGCTGTAAGTGGTCTCCCAACTGGTGCTACAGTAGTTTACACTAATAACAACCAAACCCAAGCAGGTACTTACGAAGTGACTGCTTTAATTTCATTAGCAAACTATAATGATTTAGAATTGACGGCAACTTTGATTATTGATAAAGCGGTGGCTATTATCACTGCCGATGACATACAGACGTATGTTTACGATGGCACAGTAAAAAATGCGGTTGCTAGTCTGAATAATCCTGAAGGGATTTTAGTTTATACACCTCAACAAGGTTATATCAATGCAGGTACTTATCCTGTTGAGGCTTCTACAGCTGAAACAGCTAATTACTTAGCCGTTTCTAAAACGATTAGTCTGGTCATCGAAAAAGCTGATTTAACGGGAATCGTATTTAACGGAGCTAACTTTACCTATGATGGTACGTCACATTCGCTTGCTGTAAGTGATCTTCCAACTGGTGCGACCGTGGTTTATACCAATAATAACCAAACTCAAACAGGAACTTATCAAGTAACTGCTTTAATTTCATTAGCAAACTATAATGATTTAGAATTGACGGCAACTTTAATTATTGATAAAGCTGTTGCTATTATCACTGCCGATGACTTACAGACCTATGTTTACGATGGCACTGTAAAAAATGCGGCTGCTAGTCTGAATAATCCTGAAGGGGTTTTAGTTTATATGCCTCAACAAGGTTATATCGATTCGGGTACCTATCCTATTGAGATTTCTGCAGCCGAAACAACCAATTACTTAGCCGTTTCTAAAACGATTAGTTTGGTTATCCAAAAAGCTGATTTAACGGGAATCGTATTTAACGGAGCTAACTTTACTTACGATGGCATGTCACATTCGCTTGCTGTAAGTGGTCTTCCAACTGGTGCTACCGTCGTTTATACCAATAATAACCAAACACAAGCTGGAACTTATCAAGTAACTGCTTTAGTAACATTAGCCAATTATAATGATTTAGAATTGACTGCAACTTTAATTATTGACAAAGCAAATCAGTTCATTACATTTGATCCTATTCCTGTAAAAAACTTTTCCAACGGTTCTACTTTCCAATTAAATGCGACTGCATCATCTGGTGAAAACGTGTATTATACCTATAGTTACAGTACTCCAAACCCGGCTGCTACTGTTACTCCTGCAGGATTGGTTCAATTATTGGCTCCTGGCTCTATATTGATTACTGCTCATCAGGATGGAAATCAAAATTATAACCCTGCCGAAACAGTAGAACAAGAATTAATCATTACCAGTTCAGACAATTCCATTCGTGAGATTATCATCAATAACCGTGTTTATAAAAATCCTGACAGCGAACTGCATTATTTAATTGATTGTAATGACAATACAGACATAGTAAATATTCAAGTTAAAACAGAAATAGGTAATCAGGTTTCTCCAGGACTAACCTTTACTATTCAAACCCCTCGCCCGGGAATATACCGCCAAAAAATAATTGTAACAGCTCCCGATGGATCTACTAGGGACTATGAAATTATCATCGAGAAAAGATTTGACTTTGAAGACATTGTAGTTTCTAAATTTGATAATGTCCTTTTAGTAAATAACAATCCACAAACTAATGGTGGGTTTGAGTTTGTAGCTTACGAATGGTATAAAAACGGCACCTTAATTTCAACGGAGCAATACTATTCAGCAGGAGATAATTCATCGGATCATTTGGGCTCAAAATCGGTTTACACGGTTCGTGTCAAAACAAAAATGGGTATATGGCTAACAACTTGTGAAATTGAAATTTCTCAAAAAAGAAGTTATTCGCTTAAATTAGTTCCAAATCCAGTTTATAGTGGCACTGTACTAAAAGTAATAAGTGATTTCCCTACTGAGGAATTAAAAGATCTTAAAATTAGTATCTATGATTTAACTGGAAGATTGATATTAGAAAAACCATCTAATCAAAATAGTACTGAAATAATCATACCTTCAGGATTAACACCTGCTGTTTATGTACTCCGATTTGATACTGGTAGAACGGTTAAAGCCTTAAAGTTTTTAGTACACTAA
- a CDS encoding outer membrane beta-barrel protein, producing the protein MKQIYSCLFLVIAFVASAQENSKESPHQLSISAVGVLSKQLDEPAIGKANTENGYQVGVGYRYYLNPKWSLGSGLEYQYYKTNMYLASLSDRYNTVDLEGDSFEYRYTATAFSENQNMHYLAIPLNIQFETAGPASWYANVGMKVGFNLSANYETSIDKLTTSGYYPQWNVELYDPTFIGFGTWSDFNSRKQDLDVKTQFMLTAESGIKLQMTAKSNLYVGLYMNYGLNDLKQSNGNQNPIVYNTNNPEEPILNSLLNASDSKGAPYLSKYNLFSFGIKLNWSFRI; encoded by the coding sequence ATGAAACAGATATATAGTTGCTTATTCTTAGTAATTGCTTTTGTGGCTAGTGCACAAGAAAACTCAAAAGAAAGCCCACATCAATTATCAATTTCTGCCGTTGGCGTCCTCAGTAAACAGCTTGATGAACCTGCAATAGGAAAAGCAAATACTGAAAATGGTTACCAAGTGGGAGTTGGTTACAGATATTACCTCAATCCTAAATGGAGTTTGGGCTCTGGGCTAGAATATCAATATTACAAAACCAATATGTACCTAGCTTCTTTATCTGACAGATACAATACTGTGGATTTAGAAGGAGATTCTTTTGAATATAGATATACTGCAACTGCTTTTTCTGAAAATCAAAATATGCATTATCTAGCCATTCCATTAAATATTCAATTTGAAACTGCTGGACCTGCGAGTTGGTATGCTAATGTAGGTATGAAAGTTGGTTTTAATCTTTCTGCCAATTATGAAACTTCTATTGATAAACTTACCACTAGTGGTTATTATCCGCAATGGAATGTGGAGCTATATGACCCAACTTTTATTGGTTTTGGAACTTGGTCTGATTTTAATTCCCGAAAGCAAGATTTAGATGTAAAGACTCAGTTTATGCTTACCGCCGAATCAGGAATTAAATTACAAATGACTGCTAAAAGCAATCTTTATGTTGGACTTTATATGAATTACGGTTTAAATGACCTGAAACAAAGTAATGGCAATCAAAATCCTATAGTTTACAATACAAACAATCCTGAGGAACCAATACTCAATTCTTTATTGAATGCTTCTGATAGTAAAGGAGCGCCTTATTTAAGTAAGTACAACTTATTCTCTTTTGGCATTAAGCTAAATTGGAGTTTTAGAATATAA